In Lewinellaceae bacterium, a single window of DNA contains:
- a CDS encoding transposase gives MLELTQLIQGLAPALETNVGILVEIIKGIYCISSGGVTMKNISRWTDKGASYRSIQRFFSCSMDWLSLNVLLFRTAYMESPCPMRYILALDETVKGKAGKHTFGVNWFYSSIAGRVIRSVSNHVISIVDTKKEKSFVLGHKQNVKPANKPEKKRKGKAKAGSKSKAKAGQSSGAKRKAGRPKGSKNKQNVKKQGLLYESFELLLGLALPLLEGIGLGIRYVVGDGAYGNKTCCLVAQQFGLCLISKLNRNTALYLPYQGPYSGKGRRKKYGDKIDYQDIPEQYLTQSITEGGIRTMVYQIKGVWTKQMPCLINVVVIVKINLVTQKAGRVVLFSTDLTLEASTIIRFYSLRFQIEFNFRDAKQYFGLADFKNVKEQQVDNAVGLSLFMDNVSLVLMEQAKTQWNEETVSIQDIKAYFRAEKYLHDILNTLEIGPNSIIIQQEFEDILKIGAINRTGATKMAG, from the coding sequence ATGCTAGAACTAACCCAATTGATACAAGGGCTTGCCCCAGCTTTAGAAACGAATGTAGGCATATTGGTTGAAATAATCAAAGGCATTTATTGCATTAGCTCCGGAGGGGTTACGATGAAAAACATATCTCGGTGGACGGACAAAGGCGCCAGCTATCGAAGCATTCAGCGTTTTTTTTCCTGTTCCATGGATTGGTTATCCCTCAACGTGTTGTTATTTCGCACGGCCTATATGGAAAGCCCCTGCCCTATGCGCTACATTTTAGCCTTGGACGAGACGGTAAAAGGCAAGGCCGGCAAACATACCTTTGGCGTCAATTGGTTTTATAGTTCCATAGCCGGAAGGGTTATCCGTTCAGTTAGCAACCATGTCATTTCGATAGTAGACACTAAAAAGGAAAAGTCCTTTGTGTTAGGCCATAAGCAGAACGTCAAGCCGGCGAACAAGCCGGAAAAGAAAAGAAAGGGGAAAGCCAAAGCAGGCTCGAAAAGCAAAGCCAAGGCCGGCCAAAGCTCAGGCGCAAAACGCAAGGCCGGCCGGCCCAAAGGGAGCAAGAATAAGCAAAATGTAAAGAAACAAGGCTTGCTGTATGAGAGTTTTGAGTTGCTCTTAGGCCTGGCCCTGCCCCTCTTAGAAGGCATTGGCTTAGGCATCCGGTATGTAGTGGGCGACGGGGCTTATGGCAATAAAACTTGCTGCCTGGTTGCCCAGCAGTTTGGGTTATGCCTGATTTCAAAACTAAACCGCAATACGGCTTTATACCTTCCTTATCAGGGGCCGTATTCGGGCAAAGGCCGACGCAAGAAGTACGGCGACAAAATAGATTATCAGGATATCCCGGAGCAATATTTAACCCAGAGCATTACAGAAGGCGGCATCAGGACCATGGTTTATCAGATAAAGGGCGTATGGACTAAACAGATGCCTTGCTTGATCAATGTAGTTGTCATTGTTAAAATAAACCTCGTAACGCAAAAGGCAGGAAGGGTTGTGCTGTTTTCTACTGATTTAACCTTGGAGGCTTCAACCATTATCCGGTTTTATTCTTTGAGGTTCCAGATAGAATTCAACTTTAGGGACGCCAAGCAATATTTTGGCTTGGCTGATTTTAAGAATGTCAAGGAACAGCAAGTCGACAATGCAGTTGGGTTATCCCTGTTTATGGACAACGTGTCCCTAGTATTAATGGAACAAGCCAAAACGCAGTGGAATGAAGAAACGGTGAGTATTCAGGACATCAAGGCTTATTTTAGGGCGGAAAAATACCTCCATGACATTTTAAATACCCTCGAAATCGGTCCCAACTCAATTATAATTCAGCAAGAATTTGAGGATATTTTGAAAATCGGAGCTATAAACCGGACGGGGGCAACAAAAATGGCCGGCTAA
- a CDS encoding penicillin-binding protein activator LpoB, which produces MKTLIPFLLFAFILSASCSRQVQRIETDTTIDLSGRWNDTDARLTAAELVTEIMGRPWLERHVSKTGSEPVVIVGMVENKSHEHIEAEVFTKELEKAFIQSGRVRLVQGGEKREQIRRERADQQTNSSQSTMKQWGLEVGADYMLQGSINSIMDAYKKKKVIYYQIDMILTDMETNEVVWIGDKKIKKFVKN; this is translated from the coding sequence ATGAAAACCCTCATTCCTTTCCTTTTATTCGCTTTTATTCTGAGCGCTTCCTGCAGCCGCCAGGTACAACGCATCGAAACCGACACTACCATCGACCTGAGCGGCCGCTGGAACGATACCGACGCCCGCCTCACCGCCGCCGAACTCGTCACCGAGATCATGGGCCGGCCCTGGCTGGAGCGCCATGTGAGCAAAACCGGCTCTGAGCCCGTGGTCATCGTCGGCATGGTGGAAAACAAATCCCACGAACACATCGAAGCGGAGGTCTTTACCAAAGAACTGGAAAAAGCCTTCATCCAAAGCGGGCGCGTGCGCCTGGTGCAGGGCGGCGAAAAACGCGAGCAAATCCGCCGCGAACGGGCCGACCAGCAAACCAACTCCTCTCAGTCGACTATGAAACAGTGGGGCCTGGAAGTTGGGGCCGACTACATGCTGCAGGGCTCCATCAATTCCATCATGGATGCCTACAAAAAGAAGAAGGTCATCTACTACCAGATCGACATGATACTCACGGATATGGAGACCAATGAAGTGGTTTGGATCGGCGACAAAAAGATCAAGAAGTTCGTGAAGAACTAA